The following proteins are co-located in the Sphingomonas panacis genome:
- the tnpB gene encoding transposase, whose protein sequence is MRSLALQIQQSFKRDPHAGDLYVFRGRRGDLCKILWHDGIGMSLYAN, encoded by the coding sequence ATGCGGTCTCTGGCTTTGCAGATTCAGCAGAGTTTCAAGCGCGATCCCCATGCCGGGGATCTGTATGTCTTCCGGGGTCGTCGCGGCGACCTGTGCAAGATCCTGTGGCATGACGGCATTGGCATGTCGCTCTATGCCAACTAA
- a CDS encoding transposase — MGQVTIISGVERRRSWSDEQKRALVMAVSQPGANAAEIAREADLRPGQIYRWRRQMFGDGQGFAAVAVKPDPAPPMGPAVVVELGSITVRLAADTPPDLAAAVLRSLRR; from the coding sequence ATGGGTCAGGTGACGATAATTTCGGGGGTCGAGCGGCGGCGCTCTTGGTCTGATGAACAGAAGCGGGCGCTGGTGATGGCGGTTTCGCAGCCCGGTGCGAACGCGGCGGAGATCGCGAGGGAAGCGGATCTGCGGCCCGGCCAGATATATCGCTGGCGGCGTCAGATGTTCGGTGATGGACAAGGTTTTGCTGCCGTTGCGGTGAAGCCTGATCCAGCACCGCCGATGGGGCCAGCGGTTGTCGTGGAACTGGGCAGCATCACGGTCCGCCTGGCTGCGGATACACCACCGGATCTGGCTGCTGCCGTCCTGCGGTCGCTGCGACGGTGA
- a CDS encoding DsbA family protein translates to MRAIKSWLIASMMVLSLILLPATWAGADADLKRFESHKAKTQSQFKALPQAVINLREGRRFPFFGRDNPAGVVRGLTILVCSIQSPSCAKTYRQARQSANALQGLRIIYLEMPSAQPGGVDMAKLVLAAAREAKLSEFLDAVTNDPTSTGHPDAAAAQAGLDWRKLQADAGSDVVNEEHEAIRRFLGEVHISDVPFFGGMLRTIQKDGQPDDSTFVVTQPFASKDFKQNVDAMMHCRTAHFADVAIGRYHCDG, encoded by the coding sequence ATGCGCGCAATCAAGTCATGGCTGATCGCTTCTATGATGGTGTTGTCTCTCATTCTTCTACCTGCCACCTGGGCTGGAGCAGATGCCGATCTCAAGAGATTTGAAAGCCACAAGGCAAAGACACAAAGCCAATTCAAGGCCTTGCCGCAGGCCGTGATAAATCTTCGTGAGGGAAGAAGATTTCCCTTTTTTGGAAGGGACAATCCAGCCGGGGTAGTGCGTGGTCTGACAATCCTTGTTTGCAGTATCCAGTCGCCAAGTTGCGCCAAGACGTATCGACAGGCGCGACAATCAGCGAACGCTCTTCAGGGTTTACGTATCATCTATCTGGAAATGCCGAGCGCCCAGCCTGGAGGCGTTGATATGGCCAAGCTCGTTCTTGCTGCGGCTCGTGAGGCAAAGCTGTCAGAGTTCCTCGATGCGGTCACGAACGACCCGACTTCCACCGGGCATCCCGACGCCGCCGCTGCGCAGGCCGGGCTAGATTGGAGGAAGCTGCAAGCGGACGCTGGAAGCGATGTTGTCAACGAGGAGCATGAAGCCATCCGCCGCTTCCTAGGCGAGGTACATATTTCCGACGTACCGTTTTTCGGGGGGATGCTGAGGACGATCCAAAAAGACGGACAGCCCGATGATAGCACGTTTGTCGTGACACAACCCTTCGCCAGTAAAGACTTCAAACAGAATGTTGATGCGATGATGCACTGTCGGACGGCCCATTTTGCCGATGTCGCCATAGGCCGTTATCATTGCGATGGGTGA
- a CDS encoding amidohydrolase family protein encodes MCKHHSQDNAGALPTAATPGQYHPGGKAGGGSPILDNARRSTPSEMPSASGEDGRRLLIRGGSVLSMDPHVGDFACADVLVSGRRIEAVGPNIDAGDAAILDAHGMIVMPGFVDTHHHQFETALRGFLADGILINDGLPHSAINYHEDILQKFSMVYRPQDVYISELFGSLSQIDAGVTTVMDVSQIHHSPEHSDAAVQALRDAGRRAVFGYFEGWGDRAQYPLDARRLKSEHFSSDDQLLTMAMGGEIYLPGHAEAWKIGRELAIPIALHVVGTFGVQAVFDELARSGQFGADNIFIHMTGMSDLAWKAAADAGAHISLSVPIEMTMRHGMPPIQKALDLGMQPSLSSDVECTMTADPFTQMRSAMTLQRAFVNERALSGDSDLPDMVTSRDAIRFATIEGAKGLKLDRKIGSLTPGKDADILLLDASAINVAPLNHVTGAVVTLMERSNVDTVMVAGAIRKWRGEVVGVDVAKLRSELEASRDYLFEASGISRDIFR; translated from the coding sequence ATGTGCAAGCACCATAGCCAGGATAATGCCGGCGCATTGCCGACGGCCGCAACGCCCGGCCAATATCATCCTGGGGGCAAGGCTGGCGGCGGCTCGCCTATTTTAGACAATGCCCGGAGGTCGACACCGTCAGAGATGCCGAGCGCATCCGGCGAGGATGGTCGGCGGCTTCTTATCCGGGGCGGCAGCGTCTTGTCGATGGATCCACACGTCGGCGATTTCGCCTGCGCCGACGTCCTTGTGTCCGGCCGGCGCATCGAAGCCGTTGGCCCGAATATCGACGCCGGAGACGCCGCGATTCTCGATGCGCATGGCATGATCGTGATGCCGGGTTTCGTCGATACCCATCACCACCAATTCGAGACAGCGCTACGCGGCTTCCTGGCGGACGGCATCCTGATCAACGACGGGCTTCCGCATAGCGCGATCAACTATCATGAGGACATCCTCCAGAAGTTCTCGATGGTCTACCGTCCGCAGGACGTCTACATTAGCGAGCTCTTCGGCTCGCTCTCGCAGATCGACGCCGGGGTGACGACGGTCATGGACGTCTCACAGATCCATCATTCTCCTGAACATTCGGACGCCGCCGTACAGGCGCTGCGTGACGCTGGTCGTCGTGCGGTTTTCGGCTATTTCGAGGGTTGGGGCGACCGCGCGCAATACCCGCTCGATGCACGGCGGTTGAAATCGGAACATTTCTCATCTGACGACCAGCTCCTGACCATGGCCATGGGCGGCGAAATCTATTTGCCCGGCCATGCGGAAGCCTGGAAGATCGGTCGGGAACTGGCCATTCCGATCGCGCTGCATGTGGTTGGCACCTTCGGCGTGCAAGCCGTCTTCGATGAGCTCGCCCGTTCCGGCCAGTTCGGTGCGGACAATATCTTCATCCATATGACCGGCATGTCCGATCTCGCCTGGAAGGCAGCGGCTGATGCAGGCGCCCATATCTCGCTGTCGGTGCCGATCGAGATGACAATGCGGCACGGCATGCCGCCGATCCAGAAGGCGCTCGATCTAGGCATGCAGCCGTCGCTCTCGAGCGATGTCGAATGCACGATGACGGCCGACCCCTTCACGCAGATGCGCAGCGCGATGACGCTGCAGCGTGCCTTCGTCAACGAACGGGCACTCAGTGGCGACAGCGACCTGCCGGATATGGTGACCTCACGCGACGCGATACGCTTCGCGACGATCGAGGGCGCGAAAGGCCTGAAACTTGATCGCAAGATCGGCAGCCTGACACCCGGCAAGGACGCCGACATCCTGTTGCTCGACGCATCGGCGATTAACGTCGCCCCGCTCAACCATGTGACCGGCGCCGTCGTCACGTTGATGGAACGCTCCAACGTCGACACCGTGATGGTCGCCGGTGCGATCCGCAAATGGCGGGGGGAAGTCGTCGGCGTCGATGTTGCTAAACTCAGGAGCGAACTGGAAGCCAGCCGCGATTATCTGTTCGAGGCGTCCGGCATATCCCGTGATATTTTCAGATAA
- a CDS encoding SDR family NAD(P)-dependent oxidoreductase — MTKANYGLSGKKIVFVGASSGIGLAVATEFARQGVDLTITSHLDDVFEARDAIQKETGAKVTALKFDISRREEVIAAFADMGDIDVLVNNAGIGIPTPPADRSDKNAETFVRHFEVNVFGLYWCAQEAIARMKPGGKIIFTASIWARLAMKGNFLAYISSKHAVLGMVRSLACDLGEKGITVNAVCPGSMATEMNMNGLTADDQAALMAQMVIRPGLIDPKHLAGAYMFLASDGASEITGQEISVDRGQSIGGNQG; from the coding sequence ATGACCAAGGCTAATTACGGATTGTCGGGCAAGAAGATCGTTTTCGTGGGCGCAAGCAGCGGAATCGGACTGGCCGTCGCGACAGAATTTGCGCGGCAAGGCGTAGATCTGACGATTACCTCGCATCTCGACGACGTCTTTGAGGCGCGGGACGCTATCCAGAAGGAGACCGGCGCGAAAGTCACCGCCCTGAAATTCGATATTTCTCGCCGGGAGGAGGTGATCGCCGCCTTTGCCGACATGGGCGATATCGACGTCCTGGTGAACAACGCCGGCATCGGCATCCCAACCCCCCCAGCCGATCGCAGCGACAAGAATGCCGAGACTTTCGTTCGCCATTTCGAGGTGAACGTGTTCGGCCTCTATTGGTGCGCGCAGGAAGCCATCGCCCGCATGAAGCCCGGCGGGAAGATCATCTTCACGGCGTCGATCTGGGCGCGCCTGGCGATGAAGGGCAATTTCCTGGCCTATATCTCGTCCAAGCACGCGGTCCTGGGCATGGTTCGCTCGCTGGCCTGCGATCTCGGGGAGAAGGGCATCACGGTCAACGCGGTATGTCCTGGTTCAATGGCGACCGAAATGAACATGAACGGGCTGACGGCCGACGATCAGGCGGCGCTGATGGCGCAGATGGTGATTCGCCCCGGCCTGATCGATCCCAAGCATCTGGCTGGCGCCTATATGTTCCTGGCCTCTGACGGCGCATCAGAAATCACCGGACAGGAGATCAGCGTCGATCGCGGACAATCCATCGGCGGAAACCAAGGATAA
- a CDS encoding indolepyruvate ferredoxin oxidoreductase family protein, translating to MPFHWENGVPGSAIVALRTVSLDDKWALSRGRVVMNGTQAIARVMLAQKDMDQRRGLNTAGYITGYRGSPLGNVDTTLWSIGDRLTAANIRFQPGVNEDIAATAVRGTQQLDAVPNPRYDGVFAAWYGKGPGVDRSGDAFKHGNYAGAHRNGGVLVFYGDDHAGKSSTVAHQSEQAVAASLIPSLYPANVEEILRFGLLGIALSRFSGSWVGIKCVNEVAEQTATIDLDLDGFDIAVPERPADLPTGINIEQAAYNPLREEQIVVEHRLPLVHAFVRANGIDRVVVDAPKRTLGIVAAGKSYGDVRAALALLGLDEGAAAALGLSLYKVGCIWPLEPVGLIDFARAQETLFVIEEKRSFLEQQIAATLVNIPGHPRIIGKADEDGAPLLSSIVQLDPSGLAIAIADRLDRLGLSNDAVRATRSRLAGAGQAVAAPLRRSPYFCSGCPHNRSTRVPDGSVSMTGIGCHTMVNFVRPDVALLPTQMGGEGGNWIGLAPFTDTPHIFQNMGDGTYYHSGLLAIRAAVASGVNITYKILYNDAVAMTGGQPVDGPISVAEIARQVQDEGVKTIILLSDDPSRHEGNRELPAGVEIGHRDTLDDVQKRLREVSGCTVLIYEQTCAAEKRRRRKTGAFPNPPKRLFIAPSVCEGCGDCSVQSTCVSLVPIDTEFGRKRAIDQSSCNKDYSCLNGFCPSFVTVYDAEPRKPQALTIDEALFADLADAPRAMIGDAGYNVMITGIGGTGVVTVGALLGMAAHIEGLSMSLFDMTGLSQKNGAVYSHVRIAANQGAVHAQRLGRGEADLLLAFDLVAALGAEAAMTLSPVRTSAVVNGDVSPTLAFQFNRDFDPDTTLLTAQLRRAVDTDSFTGANASAIALAIMGDTIGANLFLLGVAAQGGKLPVGVEAIEQAVALNGVAVPFNIRAFRLGRLYAADPRAVLDMARGATPQPPPRAQTVDEIVEHRAAHLTAYQNAALAQRYRDVMAQVRAVDAGVASGNDRMSRTVAWTYAKLLAYKDEYEVARMLTDNRLRADIAKAFDDKARIAFNLAPPILGGGLVNGRPRKREFGSWILGPLSVLARLRGLRGSAFDPFGYTAERRMERGLIADYTQLLSATLAALTPANYDRAVALLAAADEIRGYGPVKDQAVAAYRTKLAELDAAFRETPIASDPPRPLVRAG from the coding sequence GTGCCATTCCATTGGGAGAATGGTGTGCCTGGATCAGCGATTGTGGCGTTACGGACGGTGTCTCTGGACGACAAATGGGCCTTGAGCCGGGGGCGTGTCGTAATGAACGGCACGCAGGCGATTGCACGCGTGATGCTCGCGCAAAAGGACATGGATCAACGCCGCGGACTCAATACCGCAGGCTACATCACTGGATATCGTGGATCGCCTCTCGGCAATGTCGATACCACCTTATGGTCAATCGGCGATCGATTGACAGCTGCGAATATCCGGTTCCAGCCTGGGGTCAACGAAGACATCGCCGCCACCGCCGTCCGCGGCACGCAGCAGCTCGATGCTGTGCCAAACCCACGCTATGATGGTGTGTTCGCAGCCTGGTACGGCAAGGGTCCGGGGGTCGACCGGTCCGGTGACGCGTTCAAGCACGGCAATTATGCCGGCGCGCATCGCAACGGTGGCGTGCTCGTCTTCTATGGTGACGATCATGCGGGCAAATCCTCCACCGTCGCGCACCAGAGCGAACAGGCAGTGGCGGCAAGCCTCATTCCGTCGCTCTATCCCGCCAATGTAGAGGAGATATTGCGCTTCGGGCTGCTCGGCATCGCGCTGTCACGCTTCAGCGGATCGTGGGTCGGCATCAAATGCGTGAACGAGGTTGCCGAGCAGACTGCCACCATCGACCTCGACCTTGATGGTTTCGATATAGCGGTGCCGGAACGCCCTGCTGACCTGCCGACCGGGATCAATATCGAGCAGGCGGCCTATAATCCGCTGCGCGAGGAACAGATCGTCGTCGAGCATCGTCTTCCCTTGGTCCACGCCTTCGTGCGGGCCAACGGCATCGACCGGGTCGTGGTTGATGCACCGAAACGGACGCTGGGCATCGTTGCGGCGGGCAAATCCTATGGCGATGTTCGCGCCGCGCTCGCGTTGCTGGGTCTGGACGAGGGTGCCGCCGCTGCCCTGGGCCTGTCGCTCTACAAGGTCGGGTGCATCTGGCCGCTGGAACCGGTCGGCCTGATCGATTTCGCGCGGGCGCAGGAAACGCTGTTCGTGATCGAGGAGAAGCGCAGCTTCCTAGAACAGCAGATCGCGGCCACGCTGGTCAATATCCCCGGTCATCCGCGGATCATCGGCAAGGCCGATGAGGACGGCGCCCCCTTGTTGTCGTCGATCGTGCAGCTTGACCCGTCCGGGCTGGCGATCGCCATCGCCGATCGACTCGACCGGCTCGGGCTGTCGAATGATGCTGTGCGGGCGACGCGATCCCGTCTGGCGGGTGCCGGCCAGGCGGTCGCGGCACCGCTACGTCGCAGCCCCTATTTCTGCTCCGGCTGCCCGCATAACCGGTCGACCCGCGTGCCGGATGGCAGCGTCAGCATGACCGGCATCGGCTGTCATACCATGGTCAATTTCGTCCGCCCCGACGTGGCGTTGCTGCCCACGCAAATGGGCGGGGAAGGCGGCAACTGGATCGGTCTGGCGCCGTTCACCGACACGCCGCATATTTTCCAGAATATGGGTGATGGCACCTATTATCATTCGGGTCTGCTGGCGATCCGCGCGGCCGTCGCGTCCGGCGTCAACATCACCTACAAGATCCTCTACAATGATGCGGTGGCGATGACCGGCGGGCAGCCGGTTGACGGTCCCATCTCCGTCGCCGAAATCGCACGGCAGGTGCAGGATGAGGGCGTGAAGACCATCATCCTGCTGAGCGACGATCCATCGCGGCATGAGGGCAATCGCGAACTGCCTGCAGGCGTCGAGATCGGGCATCGCGATACGCTGGACGATGTGCAGAAGCGGCTGCGGGAGGTCAGCGGCTGTACGGTCCTGATCTACGAACAGACCTGCGCGGCGGAGAAGCGTCGCCGCCGCAAGACCGGCGCCTTTCCCAATCCGCCCAAGCGGCTGTTCATTGCGCCATCGGTCTGCGAGGGCTGCGGGGATTGTTCGGTGCAATCCACCTGCGTCAGCCTGGTCCCGATAGACACCGAGTTCGGCCGCAAACGCGCGATCGACCAGTCGAGCTGCAACAAGGATTATAGCTGCCTCAATGGATTCTGCCCCTCCTTCGTGACGGTGTACGACGCCGAACCGCGCAAGCCCCAAGCGCTGACGATCGATGAGGCGCTGTTCGCCGACCTTGCGGACGCGCCGCGCGCCATGATCGGGGACGCGGGCTATAATGTCATGATCACGGGCATCGGCGGCACCGGCGTCGTCACCGTCGGCGCGCTGCTGGGCATGGCGGCGCATATCGAGGGCCTGTCGATGTCGCTGTTCGACATGACCGGCCTCAGCCAGAAGAACGGCGCGGTCTACAGCCATGTGCGGATCGCCGCCAATCAGGGCGCGGTTCATGCCCAGCGGCTGGGCCGGGGTGAGGCGGACCTGTTGCTAGCCTTCGATCTGGTCGCCGCGCTCGGCGCGGAGGCGGCGATGACGCTCAGTCCCGTGCGCACCAGCGCCGTCGTCAATGGCGATGTGTCCCCGACGCTGGCGTTCCAGTTCAATCGCGACTTCGATCCCGATACCACGTTGCTGACCGCGCAATTGCGCCGCGCGGTGGACACGGACAGCTTCACCGGGGCGAACGCCTCCGCGATCGCGCTGGCCATCATGGGGGACACGATCGGGGCCAATCTGTTCCTGCTCGGCGTGGCGGCGCAGGGCGGCAAACTGCCCGTCGGGGTCGAGGCGATCGAGCAGGCGGTGGCGCTGAATGGCGTGGCGGTGCCGTTCAATATCCGCGCTTTCCGGCTGGGGCGGCTCTACGCTGCCGATCCGCGGGCCGTGCTGGACATGGCGCGGGGCGCCACGCCGCAACCGCCGCCGCGCGCGCAAACCGTCGATGAGATTGTCGAGCATCGCGCCGCGCATCTGACCGCCTATCAGAATGCGGCGCTGGCGCAGCGCTATCGCGACGTCATGGCGCAGGTCCGGGCTGTCGACGCGGGCGTCGCGTCCGGCAACGATAGAATGTCCCGAACCGTCGCGTGGACCTATGCCAAGCTGCTGGCCTATAAGGACGAATATGAGGTCGCCCGGATGCTGACCGACAATCGCCTGCGCGCGGACATCGCCAAGGCGTTCGATGACAAGGCCCGCATCGCCTTCAACCTTGCGCCGCCGATCCTGGGCGGGGGGCTGGTGAATGGCAGGCCGCGCAAGCGCGAGTTCGGATCATGGATCCTTGGCCCGCTCAGCGTGCTGGCCCGGCTGCGTGGTTTGCGCGGCTCCGCTTTCGATCCTTTCGGTTATACCGCCGAACGCCGGATGGAGCGCGGGTTGATCGCGGATTATACGCAGCTGCTGTCGGCGACACTCGCAGCCCTCACGCCGGCCAATTACGACCGGGCCGTAGCGCTGCTGGCCGCGGCGGACGAGATACGCGGCTACGGTCCTGTAAAGGACCAGGCGGTTGCCGCCTATCGGACCAAGCTGGCCGAACTCGACGCCGCCTTTCGAGAAACCCCGATTGCCAGCGATCCGCCGCGACCGCTGGTGAGAGCCGGGTGA